In Salmonella enterica subsp. enterica serovar Typhimurium str. LT2, a single window of DNA contains:
- a CDS encoding putative cytoplasmic protein yields MRRPAVVSAPAMFGRLPDQRDYVRWRVGAEEGRIWQDWLNRQTWVGSGRHIVLPGGQTTDEERDGWMHLSPRGEHDMPAPEHHPLPWSFVMSPGFLPMGGTTDWLTGVLMASRDSVGRPWPLVIYQRCGREWLDESLQETQGWLYWLARLAAQHITPDTMRRGRLTEQVDQLWAMWQPGPWWAQWLRGLRRTSQRSRELTGLPDEAPVVELPGVRYLPWPGWPGKTLGQATPGQGWFWQQNSEGRYVDALRLVDEKNRGQML; encoded by the coding sequence ATGCGCCGGCCAGCAGTGGTATCAGCCCCGGCGATGTTCGGCAGGCTGCCGGACCAGCGCGACTATGTGCGCTGGCGAGTGGGCGCTGAAGAGGGACGAATATGGCAGGACTGGCTGAACCGCCAGACGTGGGTGGGCAGCGGGCGGCATATCGTGTTGCCGGGAGGCCAGACGACCGATGAAGAGCGTGACGGCTGGATGCACCTGTCGCCGCGTGGCGAACATGATATGCCCGCGCCGGAACACCATCCGCTGCCGTGGAGCTTTGTGATGTCGCCGGGATTTTTGCCGATGGGTGGGACGACTGACTGGCTGACCGGAGTGCTGATGGCGTCACGGGATAGCGTGGGACGCCCGTGGCCGCTGGTGATTTACCAGCGCTGCGGTCGGGAGTGGCTGGACGAGAGTTTGCAGGAGACGCAGGGCTGGCTGTACTGGCTGGCGAGGCTGGCGGCGCAGCATATCACGCCGGACACGATGCGGCGCGGGCGGCTGACCGAGCAGGTGGACCAGCTATGGGCGATGTGGCAGCCGGGGCCGTGGTGGGCGCAGTGGCTGCGTGGGTTACGACGTACATCGCAACGCAGCCGGGAACTGACCGGGCTGCCGGATGAAGCACCGGTAGTAGAACTGCCGGGCGTGCGTTATCTGCCGTGGCCGGGCTGGCCGGGTAAGACGCTGGGGCAGGCAACACCGGGGCAAGGCTGGTTCTGGCAGCAGAACAGTGAAGGGCGGTATGTGGATGCGCTGCGGTTGGTGGATGAAAAAAATAGAGGTCAGATGCTGTGA
- a CDS encoding putative periplasmic protein — MKKYAVEVLFMSACAGMFLPVFAWGGTDVNIDNPLAECVDIHPVHRQEMDNLTILKTTVTLKKSTGECGCFSTLINYTSLLAQDVEGYGRGSAYSLQEGNISLAKMQGRYPFSFVLSVDNQSVRDQKLALMIRCTPPL; from the coding sequence GTGAAAAAGTACGCTGTAGAGGTTCTGTTTATGTCTGCCTGTGCAGGAATGTTCCTGCCCGTATTTGCCTGGGGCGGAACAGATGTAAACATTGATAACCCGCTGGCGGAGTGTGTGGATATCCATCCCGTTCATCGTCAGGAAATGGATAACCTTACCATTCTGAAAACAACGGTCACACTGAAAAAAAGCACCGGTGAATGTGGCTGTTTCTCAACATTAATCAACTATACCAGCTTACTGGCGCAGGATGTTGAGGGTTACGGACGCGGAAGTGCATATTCCCTTCAGGAGGGGAATATCTCACTGGCGAAGATGCAGGGACGTTATCCTTTCAGCTTTGTATTATCGGTGGATAACCAGTCTGTACGGGATCAGAAGCTGGCGCTAATGATACGTTGTACACCACCGCTGTAA
- a CDS encoding putative cytoplasmic protein: protein MSFVSTNNKSGMGGLTTTTPPITGESGGVTADSVAGSVADAAESAVEQAAGSLFGALPEPSGLVKAAVAAAQAAAAAGMAQDAVSAIVSAVAGGPGAHNVTVSGSAVPPGALLFASLDGGETLSELFSYVVQLKTPDTLNLGYVSPAANLPLKPMVGKDLCVNIELDGGGKRHISGLVTAARVVGHEGRSVTYELRMEPWVKLLTHTSDYKAFQNKTVVDILDEVLAEYPYPVEKRLVESYPVRTWQVQYGETDFDFLQRLMQEWGIYWWFEHSEDSHTLVLADAISAHKACPDSPLVEWHQEGLKLDKEFIHTITANESLRTGQWVLDDFDFTKPRSLLANTVANPRETGHATYEHYEWPGDYFDKSEGEMLTRIRMEAQRSPGSRVLGGGNIRTLMTGYTFTLENYPTAEVNQEYLLMQTLLFVQDNAQHSGQDQHFTFSTRFELHPTREVFRPQRTVSKPHTKGPQSAIVTGPAGQEIWTDQYGRVKVQFGWDRYGKMDENSSCWIRVSYPWAGKGFGMIQIPRIGQEVLVDFKNGDPDLPIIVGRTYNQDTMPPWGLPGMASQSGIFSHSLYGGPTNGNMLRFDDKTGAEEVKFHAEKDLNTTVKNNETHTVMVDRTKTIIKNETNSIGEDRNTTVTKNDGLSVKLAQTINIGTTYRLDVGDQFTLRCGNAALVLHKDGSIEFCGKQLMLHTSDVMQLIGKGIDMNPDGGTAVTADDIAPLLTSE from the coding sequence ATGAGTTTTGTATCCACAAATAATAAATCCGGTATGGGAGGGCTGACGACAACCACGCCGCCGATAACCGGAGAAAGTGGCGGTGTCACCGCAGATTCAGTCGCCGGAAGCGTGGCAGATGCGGCGGAATCCGCCGTGGAACAGGCTGCGGGATCGCTATTTGGCGCATTGCCGGAGCCATCAGGACTGGTGAAAGCCGCGGTAGCAGCGGCGCAGGCTGCCGCCGCCGCAGGTATGGCGCAGGATGCGGTATCGGCCATCGTCTCTGCTGTTGCAGGCGGGCCGGGGGCGCATAATGTGACGGTCAGCGGCAGCGCCGTACCGCCGGGCGCATTACTGTTCGCCAGCCTGGACGGCGGCGAAACATTAAGTGAACTGTTCAGCTATGTGGTACAGCTAAAAACGCCCGACACCCTGAATCTGGGCTATGTCTCCCCGGCGGCCAACCTGCCGCTCAAACCGATGGTGGGCAAAGATCTGTGCGTCAACATCGAACTGGATGGTGGCGGTAAACGACATATCAGCGGGCTGGTCACGGCGGCGCGGGTGGTGGGCCATGAAGGGCGTTCGGTTACCTATGAGCTGCGTATGGAGCCGTGGGTAAAACTGCTGACCCATACCAGCGACTACAAAGCATTCCAGAATAAAACCGTGGTGGATATTCTGGATGAGGTTCTGGCGGAATATCCCTACCCGGTGGAAAAGCGGCTGGTGGAAAGCTACCCGGTACGCACCTGGCAGGTGCAGTACGGTGAAACTGATTTTGATTTTCTTCAGCGACTGATGCAGGAGTGGGGCATCTACTGGTGGTTTGAGCACAGCGAGGACAGCCACACGCTGGTGCTGGCGGATGCCATCAGCGCCCACAAAGCATGTCCGGACTCGCCGCTGGTCGAGTGGCACCAGGAAGGGCTGAAGCTGGACAAGGAGTTTATCCACACTATCACGGCAAACGAGAGCCTGCGGACTGGACAGTGGGTGCTGGATGATTTCGATTTTACGAAGCCACGTTCATTGCTGGCAAACACCGTGGCAAACCCGCGTGAAACCGGTCATGCCACCTACGAGCATTATGAGTGGCCGGGAGACTACTTCGACAAGAGTGAAGGCGAGATGCTGACGCGCATTCGTATGGAAGCGCAGCGCAGCCCCGGCAGTCGGGTGCTGGGGGGAGGGAATATCCGCACACTCATGACCGGTTATACCTTCACGCTGGAAAACTATCCCACCGCCGAAGTCAATCAGGAATATCTGCTGATGCAGACCTTGCTGTTTGTGCAGGACAACGCGCAGCACAGCGGGCAGGACCAGCACTTTACCTTTTCCACCCGTTTTGAACTGCACCCCACCCGCGAGGTGTTCCGCCCGCAGCGGACGGTGAGCAAACCCCACACCAAAGGGCCGCAGAGCGCCATCGTCACCGGCCCGGCGGGCCAGGAAATCTGGACGGATCAGTACGGGCGGGTAAAGGTACAGTTTGGTTGGGATCGCTACGGCAAAATGGATGAAAACAGCTCCTGCTGGATACGCGTCAGCTACCCGTGGGCGGGCAAAGGCTTCGGGATGATCCAGATCCCGCGTATCGGCCAGGAAGTGCTGGTGGATTTCAAAAACGGCGATCCGGATCTGCCGATCATCGTGGGGCGTACCTACAACCAGGACACCATGCCGCCGTGGGGACTGCCGGGAATGGCGTCGCAGAGCGGGATCTTCAGCCACTCGCTGTATGGCGGGCCAACGAACGGCAACATGCTGCGTTTTGACGACAAAACGGGCGCGGAGGAAGTGAAGTTCCACGCGGAAAAAGATCTCAACACCACGGTGAAGAATAATGAAACGCATACGGTTATGGTGGATCGCACTAAAACCATTATTAAAAATGAAACCAACAGTATTGGTGAGGACAGAAACACCACGGTAACGAAGAATGACGGCCTTTCCGTAAAACTGGCGCAGACGATCAATATCGGCACCACTTATCGTTTAGATGTTGGCGATCAATTCACGCTTCGCTGCGGCAATGCGGCGCTTGTTTTACATAAGGACGGCTCCATTGAGTTTTGTGGCAAGCAACTGATGTTACATACCAGCGATGTCATGCAACTGATTGGTAAAGGTATTGATATGAACCCGGATGGCGGCACAGCCGTAACCGCCGATGATATTGCCCCCCTTCTCACCTCTGAGTGA
- a CDS encoding putative cytoplasmic protein — protein sequence MDRPYRIQEGCFVLPETFTDRSVNIFILEGNERTSPSLNISRDTLKPDEDLPAYIDRQIALMKKNLGQHRVLSRAPAQAGTGNDALMGEQIAATHKSGKTEVYQRQAGFIATPGKVLVFTLTSPRPFDDKADLLWNTWLAGFQPDKNE from the coding sequence ATGGATCGACCATACCGCATACAGGAAGGGTGTTTTGTCCTGCCTGAAACATTTACGGATCGCAGCGTCAATATTTTTATCCTGGAGGGCAATGAACGAACATCGCCCAGCCTGAATATTTCCCGCGATACGCTAAAACCTGATGAAGACCTGCCCGCCTATATTGACCGCCAGATTGCACTGATGAAAAAAAATCTCGGTCAGCACCGGGTATTGTCGCGAGCGCCTGCACAGGCAGGAACGGGCAATGATGCCCTTATGGGGGAACAAATTGCCGCCACCCATAAATCCGGGAAAACGGAAGTGTACCAGCGTCAGGCCGGGTTTATTGCAACCCCTGGCAAGGTACTGGTCTTCACCCTGACCAGTCCCCGTCCTTTTGATGATAAAGCAGACCTACTCTGGAACACCTGGCTGGCAGGCTTTCAGCCGGATAAAAACGAATAA
- a CDS encoding putative cytoplasmic protein — protein MMAVRLTFDGQKLTWPGIGIFKATTGLPDLQWPDKQCVPDAAIPEGNYKLFIQFQGEAPIRNAADCDLGPSWGWSTIPRGQAAGTCEIYWANWGYNRIRLESADEKTRKACGGKRGGFYIHDSTKGYSHGCIEVEPVFFRILKQETEKENGEKTFTVNVKYVSGQQTNGGTKQ, from the coding sequence ATGATGGCAGTAAGACTGACTTTTGACGGGCAAAAGCTGACATGGCCTGGTATCGGGATATTTAAGGCGACCACGGGGTTACCGGATTTACAGTGGCCAGATAAACAGTGTGTGCCGGATGCGGCGATACCGGAAGGGAATTATAAATTGTTTATTCAGTTTCAGGGGGAGGCACCGATAAGAAATGCTGCGGATTGTGATCTGGGACCATCATGGGGCTGGAGTACCATTCCGCGAGGCCAGGCTGCCGGAACATGTGAGATATACTGGGCGAACTGGGGATATAATCGTATCCGGCTGGAATCAGCGGATGAGAAGACCCGAAAAGCCTGTGGGGGCAAGCGGGGTGGTTTTTATATCCATGATTCCACCAAAGGTTACAGTCATGGTTGTATTGAAGTGGAACCGGTGTTTTTCCGTATTCTGAAACAGGAGACGGAAAAAGAAAATGGTGAAAAGACATTTACGGTTAATGTTAAGTATGTTTCTGGTCAGCAAACGAATGGTGGAACAAAACAATAA
- a CDS encoding putative inner membrane protein, giving the protein MQKFLSLLFSRRALAVVGVLVLALLVWFVGPLVSFDTLRPLASVGSRVVTIALLLMLLVLWLVNWSMSIIGISVLCLAIGFVTPLLALGDVHPFAPLWVRLTLIGFILLMYALYGLYRLWRALRMDEQLLRRFLHPRGEEVPVAGEIKADLRTVNHIVTQAIRQLRQLRVDMPGWRKIFEGKRFLYELPWFMVVGSPGDGKTTALLNTGLQFPLAEQMEQTSRILTVPGGGTLHCDWWFTNEAVLIDTAGRYARHDDGGEASAAQRNAGEWQGFLGLLRKHRPGAPLNGVILTLNVADLTAQSPAERLAACAALRARLAELRETLGIRFPVYLVVTKMDLLPGFSEYFRTLTSHLRAQIWGFTLPYSRRRKAGDPQALHAACAQELARLTLRLDQGLDTRLQEEYDLKSRQRLYTFPREFAALGEPLLEAIEQIFLDSKFDATQLNNTLRGVFFTSAAQAQADAVADQLSIWQRFVRAIKTARGESSASLPHALPDGNRSYFLHDLLTQFIFREAHLVEPNLQWAWRYRLLRLGGHLLVLVLAFLLWQGMQTSQQTNGDYLNEISARATRLDGDVKAYTGKPAMAPVPALLDSARELSAWPELDPDAPPLAWRYGLYSVPPVTDSVASLYNRLLDQLLLPPLVKRMEYVLADAIARQDSKAAYDALRIYLLLNLDKDHEDKYNAAEIQSWVINDLGNSDSVAGFGGRAAVLTHIEALFDGSRVVHSPYEKDEALIRQARAFLDGHTSTERIYARALAAMESEAPQEFTLVRAVGADAGTVFVRSNGAPLDRGVPGIFTREGYRELFDKRLPEFVAAATANDGWVMGRESTPKKLTDSLRSQIPGQEQSVAREVRRLYLTEYARRWQDFLDSIHSINSAGEEGSSGLAYDLQVLRTLASPDSPLMRLGKAVVEQTTLVPPPDPQARQKQLAQRASGNAGKVVQTAKLFQDIHPEERLEKTLVDDRFAALREVIAGRTDGGQSGGGTMQIASLLTMLNEYYTQLTIADSALAAGTLPARITAADKLQLEAAKLPAPLKNILLDLTKQGTRKINAGTGDVLNTQMEAMMGDDCRDAIDGRYPFADSPQEVSAEDFNRIFASGGVLDAFWSKQLAPLADTASDPWRYKPTEGNMTLQGPDLTPFQQAKQIRSVFFNSEGGKKFSWSMQISVVDMDPAIMELVIDIDGQVLRYAHGPDRPLKVTWPGPRNGSMAEITASPRIRQDTSTLLTGGPWALFHLLDAGMVQETAVRGRQLVEYDFDGRRVVLEITAGRDFNPVSRELLQNFSCPARAL; this is encoded by the coding sequence ATGCAAAAATTTCTTAGTCTGCTTTTTTCCCGGCGCGCGCTGGCAGTTGTGGGCGTTCTGGTTCTGGCGCTGCTGGTCTGGTTTGTCGGGCCGCTGGTGTCATTTGATACCCTGCGCCCGCTGGCCTCCGTGGGTAGCCGGGTAGTGACCATTGCCCTGTTGCTGATGCTGCTGGTACTGTGGCTGGTCAACTGGTCGATGAGTATCATCGGCATCAGTGTCCTGTGCCTGGCGATTGGCTTCGTCACACCGCTGCTGGCCCTGGGCGATGTCCATCCGTTTGCGCCGCTGTGGGTCCGCCTGACCCTGATTGGTTTCATCCTGCTGATGTACGCGCTGTACGGCCTGTACCGGCTGTGGCGTGCGCTGCGTATGGATGAACAACTGCTGCGTCGCTTCCTGCATCCGCGCGGGGAAGAGGTACCGGTGGCAGGCGAGATCAAAGCCGACCTGCGCACCGTCAACCATATTGTCACGCAGGCCATCCGGCAGCTGCGGCAGTTGCGGGTGGATATGCCTGGCTGGCGTAAAATCTTCGAGGGAAAACGCTTTCTGTATGAGCTGCCGTGGTTCATGGTGGTCGGCAGTCCCGGCGACGGCAAAACCACGGCCCTGCTGAACACCGGATTGCAGTTCCCGCTGGCGGAGCAAATGGAGCAGACTTCGCGCATCCTGACAGTACCGGGTGGCGGCACGCTACACTGCGACTGGTGGTTTACCAACGAAGCGGTGTTGATTGATACCGCCGGACGCTACGCCCGCCACGATGACGGTGGTGAAGCGAGCGCCGCGCAGCGTAACGCCGGAGAGTGGCAGGGCTTTCTCGGTCTGCTGCGTAAACATCGCCCCGGCGCGCCGCTTAACGGCGTGATCCTGACGCTAAACGTGGCGGATTTAACCGCACAGTCACCGGCGGAACGCCTGGCGGCCTGCGCCGCTCTGCGGGCGCGACTGGCAGAACTGCGCGAGACCCTGGGGATTCGCTTTCCGGTCTATCTGGTGGTCACCAAAATGGATTTGTTGCCGGGGTTCAGCGAATATTTTCGCACGCTGACCAGCCATCTTCGTGCACAAATCTGGGGCTTCACGTTGCCGTACAGCCGCAGGCGAAAAGCGGGCGACCCGCAGGCGCTGCACGCCGCCTGCGCGCAGGAGCTGGCGCGCCTGACGCTGCGGTTGGATCAGGGACTGGATACCCGGTTACAGGAAGAGTACGACCTTAAAAGCCGCCAGCGGCTGTATACCTTCCCGCGTGAGTTCGCCGCCCTCGGCGAGCCGTTGCTGGAGGCTATTGAACAGATCTTCCTCGATTCAAAATTCGATGCCACGCAACTGAATAACACGCTGCGCGGGGTGTTTTTCACCAGCGCCGCGCAGGCGCAGGCCGACGCCGTGGCCGACCAGTTGAGTATCTGGCAGCGCTTTGTCCGGGCGATAAAAACCGCCCGTGGCGAATCCTCCGCCTCTCTCCCACACGCTCTGCCGGACGGCAACCGCAGCTACTTCCTGCATGACCTGCTGACACAGTTTATTTTTCGTGAAGCGCACCTGGTGGAGCCAAACCTCCAGTGGGCCTGGCGTTACCGCCTGCTGCGCCTCGGCGGGCACCTGCTGGTACTGGTGCTGGCATTCCTGTTGTGGCAGGGGATGCAGACCAGCCAGCAGACCAACGGCGACTATCTGAATGAAATCAGCGCCCGCGCGACCCGGCTGGACGGTGATGTGAAAGCCTACACCGGTAAACCGGCGATGGCTCCCGTCCCGGCACTGCTGGACAGCGCAAGGGAACTGTCCGCCTGGCCGGAACTGGACCCGGACGCGCCGCCGCTGGCCTGGCGCTACGGTCTGTACAGCGTACCGCCGGTAACCGACAGCGTGGCGTCGCTGTACAACCGTCTGCTGGATCAACTGCTGCTGCCGCCGCTGGTGAAACGGATGGAGTATGTGCTGGCGGACGCCATTGCCCGTCAGGATAGTAAAGCGGCCTACGATGCCCTGCGCATCTATCTGCTACTGAATCTGGATAAAGATCACGAAGATAAATACAACGCGGCGGAGATCCAGTCGTGGGTGATTAACGATCTGGGGAACAGCGACAGCGTGGCCGGGTTCGGCGGGCGCGCCGCCGTGCTGACGCATATCGAAGCGCTGTTTGACGGCAGCCGGGTGGTGCATTCACCGTATGAGAAAGATGAGGCGCTGATCCGCCAGGCGCGGGCATTCCTCGACGGTCACACCAGTACCGAGCGTATCTACGCGCGGGCGCTGGCGGCAATGGAGAGCGAAGCGCCGCAGGAGTTCACGCTGGTACGCGCCGTCGGCGCGGATGCGGGAACGGTCTTTGTGCGTAGCAACGGCGCGCCGCTGGATCGGGGCGTGCCGGGTATTTTTACCCGTGAAGGATACCGGGAGCTGTTCGACAAACGATTACCGGAATTTGTGGCGGCGGCGACGGCGAACGATGGCTGGGTGATGGGCCGGGAGAGTACGCCAAAAAAGCTGACTGACAGCCTGCGCAGCCAGATACCGGGGCAGGAGCAGTCTGTCGCCCGCGAAGTCCGCCGTTTGTACCTGACGGAATATGCCCGCCGCTGGCAGGATTTTCTGGACAGTATCCATAGTATCAACAGTGCCGGGGAAGAGGGCAGTTCCGGCCTGGCCTATGATTTACAGGTGCTGCGCACCCTGGCGTCGCCGGACTCACCGCTGATGCGGCTGGGAAAAGCGGTGGTGGAGCAGACCACGCTGGTGCCGCCGCCGGACCCGCAGGCCAGACAGAAACAACTGGCGCAGCGCGCATCCGGTAACGCGGGGAAAGTGGTACAGACGGCAAAACTGTTCCAGGATATTCACCCGGAAGAACGGCTGGAAAAAACGCTGGTGGATGATCGTTTCGCCGCGCTGCGCGAGGTCATTGCCGGGCGGACGGACGGCGGACAGAGCGGCGGTGGGACGATGCAGATCGCTTCGCTGCTGACCATGCTCAACGAGTATTACACCCAACTGACCATTGCTGATAGCGCGCTGGCGGCGGGGACGTTGCCAGCGCGCATTACTGCCGCAGACAAGTTGCAACTGGAGGCGGCGAAACTGCCCGCGCCGCTGAAAAACATCCTGCTGGATCTGACGAAGCAGGGAACGCGCAAAATCAACGCCGGGACCGGCGACGTGCTGAACACCCAGATGGAGGCGATGATGGGCGACGACTGCCGTGACGCCATCGACGGGCGCTATCCGTTCGCCGACAGTCCGCAGGAGGTCAGCGCCGAGGACTTTAACCGCATCTTCGCCAGCGGCGGCGTACTGGATGCTTTCTGGAGCAAACAACTGGCTCCGCTGGCGGACACCGCCAGCGACCCGTGGCGCTACAAACCGACCGAAGGCAACATGACATTGCAGGGGCCGGATCTGACGCCGTTTCAGCAGGCGAAGCAGATCCGCAGCGTATTTTTTAACAGCGAGGGCGGGAAAAAATTTTCCTGGTCGATGCAGATTAGCGTGGTGGATATGGACCCGGCCATCATGGAACTGGTGATTGATATCGACGGCCAGGTGCTGCGCTACGCCCATGGTCCGGACCGTCCCCTGAAAGTAACGTGGCCGGGACCGCGCAACGGCTCGATGGCGGAAATCACCGCCAGCCCGCGTATTCGCCAGGACACCTCAACGCTACTGACCGGCGGGCCGTGGGCGCTGTTTCATCTGCTGGACGCCGGAATGGTACAGGAAACGGCGGTGCGGGGGCGTCAACTGGTGGAATATGATTTTGACGGTCGCCGGGTGGTGCTGGAAATCACCGCCGGGCGGGATTTTAACCCGGTCAGCCGGGAGCTGTTGCAGAACTTCAGTTGCCCGGCGAGGGCGCTGTAA